In Plodia interpunctella isolate USDA-ARS_2022_Savannah chromosome 22, ilPloInte3.2, whole genome shotgun sequence, the following proteins share a genomic window:
- the LOC128679540 gene encoding uncharacterized protein LOC128679540 isoform X3, whose product MKNPFAVMNIVDIKWVLSVCSGAMSQGGLKHAATESRLDSKRERRRGAAGRASVLRRAPSDSDCSGETASLSADSGDRAVRPAPPPARTGKSRSRRRGSEWEVLEGLKDGQRFEKRPDVFNGYLHKKRKWPLKGWHKRYFVVDGGILVYARSPTDVARGRLHGSVDVGLSVISAKARRRRIDIDADEFIYHLRAKTPDVFRTWLNVLKAHRLYRQHLLTFGARESIPKIHAPLEDLPPTDTSSRSSCMSVTTTESTSSEDLMRLKSHSIIRSEMPICTVMNTSFDKFSIINFHKPKEDTDCLTSTNYVTSDDKLEEINQIDEAMCFIDDTIRKIIPDSVETNYSTADNLTYMNSTDNVNKDNSKVSKVYDEYKSVEDETTSDMNHDNDKKYDQKFESIYVASETPRSRTNMDILREIKENTFETDASIFRKNKIEPTPAYFFFARRRCFREFDHMKRSKKCTNLVKYKNLIEEPKLQRPLSKCMLLGKLSTVKISKQVKADDLSKCDKASGHEISNSILKKHESVSVLLGNKEFKHASIQDTVSVAEYSDVVEKILLSLFENHNPQSTGSHEYVKTYVNKIVEELYDVKLHHSDINPIKTLFRCLLEFWLKHNTKGAFKNVTKGNKSIGPSGPNSHSHIGVDKEISSIRISLTSRGTQYQLAYGIRPPQHRKGSETSKLVGKPPKVKREKLKPPCHSPRRDTESFEKERRIQELERLLKNTVYLCENVRSLESKEKDVRITKTLLDNIGMLSAKSNLYTSDDMNESSSSAEIPRIQETINHLISDTEMPPDVAKDFLNAYLGVLDDTSKSITENSTSHSGDTVGKPSELDCDVQTEAVQKKMSKSILTDYSNKAYMAKDKRVIDPGQQYLKDILDKVTTIFSKINSDRGPTDNDTKAKAQSKPKDELGRSVKDYLETNLVREDYDSNSVIIDLSKYNLEHISMFNDPVAKGVMSITIKLKEKPQNHGEAQRTHLNLKFSDETFQTTQQSAESKTWMNLSSCSSSRIFETRKKTCKHDILDFNCKNQLKPYLSTCDIGSKSICGTAPESENSIDLSFKSSKFYQHYKREEKKNDDPQSCYIMSFQKKKIPSSPTQVKKRVRLKECHGLILNSLTNASIKQKSKYPDEYGIFERPAPKIIDEKFILLLLENLTFLSKDIPGLHKEINNLYLKLKKKHEKVVKNCINIQGLSLLGKIYNDDNGDITQACSSKDMKSTRNIAINTNYELNKTTAQTNTSVLKLDKANTATNTSDILKNAVSTNTNVRDNSSNKDLCSKKNTRNAEMVTEAFIIEIKSLNKFGSPKKSFLLNESTSSTQTMHNNASSRDEFDLTDHATSGQNWHRKAQTKDCGVTTVIKCILNNASNKQKNFVNLMTDLEISAPMKRKKELLQGVKRDFVSCYLSSHFKVATPSMPRKDLRFYELSPNNEVDFDFGSDCSEVTKWRSEIKLLYKCRSEPSFTSESGGPLENASRELGQAQLSVQQLQRLLDALELQQQVHHDTDVSLEGASPNVKKDRRKFGLRKKKSNSKCASVELTSQHIDPSTSHMALSALTAPPSPGGGASSIPTSAASLPIAFLSTFLASTLVPCAAARPQSLPGAEALAAGNNAGPASLTSLTPDHQLREDFTVLAKDLVASLKTIVSTLVCERGRLRAAMDAADSATAPPGAVVAALRTNLTSALQQNSELRTRLSRIHDASDLAEISTMERNDSVVRQFQQSLSYSSSCVSASEFFDAEEHEDVAKPEAIIQADEAGVIELDGDSSSEAGSLSSEEGSASSENSDGAMPSVEQPTLRLNQNGISDSGAWSRRTRLPCPRPTPGGPSLWNLLYKNIGKDLSQVSMPVTINEPLNMLQRLCEELEYSELLDSAAECSNAIERMSLMAAFAVSAYASSAHRAASKPFNPLLAESYECVRDDKGFRFIAEQVSHHPPISACHAESTRWRFWQEARIKTKFWGKSMEFQPAGRVHVKLLTTGDHYSWNKVTTCVHNLFGGQRWVDQYGDMHITCHGTDITCKLNFIKASSWSSTRHEVRGAVVEGNTGSRLRVQGRWSEALYAGEPPAARCLWRPGAMPPEHELYYGFTRFAMELNEMEPGMKEVLPYTDTRLRPDQRALEEGDVDAAEGFKHQLEQSQRERRRDAANHQPAWFRKTCEGGEEMWIFTGEYWKARGAGFPGLRAPRIW is encoded by the exons ATGAAAAACCCTTTTGCTGTCATGAACATAg ttGACATAAAATGGGTGCTGAGCGTGTGTAGCGGCGCGATGAGCCAGGGGGGGCTGAAGCACGCTGCCACCGAGTCGCGGCTGGACAGCAAGC GGGAAAGGCGGCGCGGTGCGGCGGGCCGCGCGTCGGTGCTCCGCCGGGCGCCGTCTGACTCGGACTGCTCCGGGGAGACCGCGTCGCTGTCCGCCGACAGCGGCGACCGCGCCGTGCGccccgcgccgccgcccgcgcgGACCGGCAAGTCCCGCAG TCGCCGTCGCGGCAGCGAGTGGGAGGTGCTCGAAGGTCTGAAGGACGGGCAGCGGTTTGAGAAGCGGCCTGATGTCTTCAACGGGTACTTGCATAAGAAGCGCAAATGGCCGCTCAAGGGATGGCACAAG CGATACTTCGTTGTCGACGGCGGCATACTGGTCTACGCGCGGTCGCCGACAGATGTCGCCCGCGGCCGTCTGCACGGCTCCGTCGACGTCGGCTTGTCGGTCATTTCGGCGAAAGCGAGACGGCGACGCATCGACATCGACGCCGATGAATTCATATACCATCTCAGAGCGAAGACGCCCGATGTCTTCCGCACGTGGTTGAATGTTCTGAAGGCGCATCG CTTGTACCGTCAACATCTTCTCACATTCGGGGCAAGAGAATCGATCCCCAAAATTCATGCCCCATTAGAAGACCTTCCACCAACTGACACTTCATCAC GTTCTTCTTGTATGAGCGTGACAACTACAGAATCCACATCGTCTGAAGACTTGATGAGGTTAAAATCTCACTCCATCATACGTTCAGAAATGCCAATATGTACTGTTATGAATACTTCTTTTGACAAATTCtctataataaatttccaCAAACCAAAGGAAGATACAGATTGTTTAACGTCAACAAATTATGTCACAAGCGATGACAAATTggaagaaataaatcaaattgacGAAGCTATGTGTTTCATTGATGATACAATTCGTAAAATTATACCAGACTCTGTAGAAACAAATTATAGTACTGCTGACAATTTGACATATATGAACTCAACTGATAACGTGAATAAAGATAATTCTAAAGTCTCAAAAGTTTATGATGAATATAAATCTGTAGAAGATGAAACAACAAGCGATATGAATCacgataatgataaaaaatatgatcaaaAATTTGAGTCGATTTACGTTGCGTCAGAAACACCCCGAAGTCGAACAAACATGGATATATTGCGTGAAATCAAAGAAAACACATTCGAAACTGATGCGTCCATATtccgtaaaaataaaatagaaccGACCCCCGCGTACTTTTTCTTTGCGCGAAGGAGATGCTTCAGAGAATTCGACCACATGAAGAGAAGCAAAAAATGTACGAATTTggtcaaatataaaaatttgatcGAAGAACCCAAGCTTCAAAGGCCTCTGAGCAAATGCATGTTGCTAGGAAAATTATCAACAGTCAAAATTTCCAAACAAGTAAAAGCTGACGACTTGTCCAAATGTGATAAAGCATCAGGACATGAAATAAGTAATTCAATTCTCAAAAAACATGAATCTGTTAGCGTACTGTTgggaaataaagaatttaaacaTGCATCTATTCAAGACACAGTTAGTGTTGCCGAATATAGCGATgttgtagaaaaaatattactatccCTATTCGAAAATCATAATCCACAGTCCACAGGAAGCCACGAATATGTAAAAACATACGTCAATAAAATCGTCGAAGAGTTGTATGATGTTAAACTGCACCATTCTGATATTAACCCAATTAAAACTTTGTTCAGATGTTTACTGGAATTTTGGTTAAAACATAACACCAAAGGGGCCTTCAAAAATGTTACCAAAGGTAATAAATCCATTGGTCCAAGCGGTCCTAACTCACATAGTCATATTGGAGTGGATAAAGAAATATCCAGTATTCGTATAAGTCTGACATCAAGAGGTACACAATACCAACTTGCGTATGGAATCAGACCGCCTCAACATAGAAAAGGTAGCGAAACTAGCAAATTAGTCGGTAAACCTCCTAAagtaaaaagagaaaaattaaaaccacCTTGTCACAGTCCGAGGAGAGACACAGAAAGTTTTGAGAAAGAACGCAGAATACAAGAATTAGAAAGGCTTTTAAAGAATACAGTTTACCTATGTGAAAACGTACGAAGTCTTGAAAGCAAAGAGAAAGATGTAAGAATTACCAAAACCCTATTGGATAACATCGGGATGTTGTCAGCAAAATCCAACCTTTACACTAGTGATGACATGAATGAGTCTAGTTCATCTGCTGAAATACCTAGAATACAAGAAACCATCAATCATCTCATCAGTGACACAGAAATGCCGCCTGACGTTGCTAAAGATTTCTTAAATGCGTATCTCGGAGTTCTAGATGACACAAGTAAAAGTATAACTGAAAACAGTACCTCTCATTCTGGAGACACTGTAGGAAAACCATCTGAACTGGATTGTGATGTTCAAACCGAGGCTGTTCAAAAGAAAATGTCTAAAAGTATTTTGACAGACTATTCAAATAAGGCTTATATGGCCAAAGATAAAAGGGTTATAGATCCAGGTCAACAGTATTTGAAAGATATACTCGATAAAGTTACAACAATATTCTCTAAAATTAATTCGGATCGCGGACCTACGGACAACGATACGAAAGCAAAAGCACAAAGCAAACCTAAAGATGAGTTGGGTAGATCTGTCAAAGACTATCTGGAAACAAATTTGGTGCGTGAAGATTACGACAGCAATTCAGTTATAATagatttatctaaatataatcTCGAGCACATATCCATGTTCAATGATCCAGTCGCAAAAGGTGTTATGTCCATAACGattaaattgaaagaaaagCCCCAAAATCATGGAGAAGCACAAAGAACGCacttgaatttgaaattttcggATGAAACATTCCAAACAACACAGCAATCAGCAGAATCCAAGACATGGATGAATCTATCTAGTTGTTCTTCTAGTAGAATATTTGAAACCAGAAAGAAAACTTGCAAACAcgatattttagattttaattgcaaaaatCAGTTGAAACCTTACTTGAGCACCTGTGATATAGGATCCAAGTCTATTTGCGGCACAGCCCCTGAGAGCGAGAATTCCATAGACTTGTCGTTCAAAAGCAGCAAGTTCTACCAACATTATAAACGGGAAGAGAAAAAGAATGACGATCCTCAGTCATGTTACATCATGTCTTTCCAAAAGAAAAAGATACCGTCAAGTCCGACACAAGTAAAGAAAAGGGTGAGGTTAAAAGAATGCCACGGTCTTATTCTTAATTCACTAACAAATGCGTCTATCAAACAAAAATCCAAGTACCCAGACGAATACGGGATTTTCGAAAGACCCGCACCGAAAATCATTGACGAAAAATTCATTCTTCTATTGTTAGAGAATTTGACGTTCCTGTCTAAAGATATACCAGGACTtcataaagaaataaacaatctttACCTAAAACTTAAGAAGAAACATGAAAAGGTTGTTAAGAATTGCATAAATATTCAAGGTCTAAGCTTATTGGGCAAAATATATAACGACGATAATGGTGATATAACCCAAGCCTGCTCTTCAAAAGATATGAAAAGCACAAGAAACATTGctataaatactaattacgagttaaataaaactacagcTCAAACTAACACCAGTGTTTTGAAACTGGATAAAGCAAATACTGCAACAAACACTAgtgatatattaaaaaatgcagTTTCAACTAACACTAATGTTCGTGATAATTCGAGTAATAAAGATTTGTGCTCCAAAAAGAATACACGTAACGCCGAAATGGTAACTGAAGCATTCATAATTGAAATCAAATCTCTCAATAAGTTTGGATCACCAAAGAAATCTTTTTTGTTGAACGAAAGCACTAGTTCCACACAAACTATGCATAACAATGCATCGAGCAGAGACGAGTTCGATCTCACTGACCATGCTACTTCTGGCCAGAATTGGCACAGAAAGGCCCAGACAAAAGACTGTGGTGTTACAACAGTaatcaaatgtattttgaacAACGCAAgtaataaacagaaaaattttgttaacttAATGACGGATCTAGAAATTTCTGCGCCGATGAAACGTAAAAAAGAACTGTTGCAAGGAGTCAAGCGTGATTTTGTGTCCTGCTATTTGTCCTCTCATTTTAAAGTGGCAACACCGTCGATGCCAAGGAAAGACTTGCGCTTTTATGAATTGAGTCCCAATAATGAAGTGGACTTCGATTTTGGCAGTGATTGTTCAGAGGTTACTAAATGGAgaagtgaaattaaattgttgtatAAATGCCGAAGTGAACCGTCCTTTACCTCTG AATCAGGAGGGCCGCTGGAGAATGCGTCGCGCGAACTTGGCCAGGCGCAGCTGTCTGTGCAGCAGCTGCAGCGGCTGCTCGACGCGCTGGAGCTGCAGCAGCAGGTGCACCACGATACTGAC gTGTCGCTAGAGGGCGCCTCGCCGAACGTAAAGAAGGACCGGCGCAAGTTTGGCCTCCGCAAGAAAAAATCCAACAGCAAGTGTGCTTCTGTCGAATTGACGTCACAGCACATTGACCCGTCCACTTCTCATATG GCTTTATCGGCACTGACGGCGCCACCATCGCCCGGCGGCGGCGCGTCCTCCATACCGACCTCCGCGGCCTCCCTGCCGATCG cgtttctttcgacatttctgGCCTCTACCTTAGTTC CATGCGCCGCGGCGCGCCCGCAGTCCCTCCCCGGGGCGGAGGCCCTCGCCGCCGGCAATAACGCCGGCCCGGCCTCCCTCACCAGCCTCACTCCGGACCATCAGCTCAGAGAAGATTTCACTGTGCTGGCTAAAGACTTGGTGGCCAGCTTGAAGACCATAGTCTCCACCTTG GTATGCGAAAGAGGGCGCCTCCGTGCCGCGATGGACGCCGCGGACAGCGCAACAGCGCCACCAGGTGCTGTGGTGGCGGCTTTAAGAACTAATCTCACTTCGGCCTTGCAACAGAACTCGG AGCTGCGCACGCGTCTCTCGCGCATACACGATGCGTCTGACCTGGCAGAGATATCTACTATGGAGAGGAACGATTCG GTGGTGCGTCAATTCCAACAATCCCTCAGCTACAGCTCATCGTGCGTGTCGGCATCGGAGTTCTTCGACGCTGAGGAGCACGAGGACGTGGCCAAGCCTGAAGCCATCATACAGGCAGACGAG GCCGGCGTGATAGAATTGGACGGGGATTCTTCATCAGAGGCAGGCTCGCTGAGCAGCGAGGAGGGATCCGCAAGTTCCGAGAACTCTGACGGTGCGA TGCCTTCAGTAGAACAACCAACACTTCGTCTGAATCAAAACGGCATCTCAGATAGCGGCGCCTGGTCCCGGCGGACCCGACTCCCGTGCCCCAGGCCGACGCCCGGCGGGCCGAGCCTGTGGAACCTATTGTACAAGAATATAGGCAAGGATTTGAGCCAAGTTTCCATGCCTGTCACTATTAACGAGCCATTGAATATGCTTCAG CGCCTCTGCGAAGAGCTAGAATACTCTGAGCTCCTAGACTCAGCAGCAGAGTGCTCCAACGCAATAGAACGGATGTCCCTGATGGCGGCATTTGCTGTCAGCGCGTACGCATCTTCTGCTCACCGCGCCGCGTCCAAGCCCTTCAACCCTTTGTTAGCCGAGAGCTACGAGTGCGTTAGGGATGATAAGGGCTTCAGATTCATCGCTGAACAG GTTTCTCACCACCCGCCAATCTCGGCGTGCCACGCGGAGTCTACCCGTTGGAGATTCTGGCAGGAAGCGCGCATCAAGACCAAGTTCTGGGGGAAATCCATGGAGTTCCAGCCCGCTGGGAGGGTCCATGTCAAGCTGCTGACTACTGGAGACCATTACAGCTGGAACAAG gtgACAACATGTGTCCACAATCTGTTCGGCGGCCAACGCTGGGTGGACCAGTACGGTGACATGCACATCACGTGCCACGGCACTGATATTACGTGCAAGCTTAACTTTATCAAG GCAAGTTCGTGGTCGAGCACTAGGCACGAAGTGCGCGGCGCCGTGGTGGAAGGAAACACCGGCAGCCGCCTGCGGGTGCAGGGTCGCTGGTCTGAAGCGCTGTACGCCGGGGAGCCGCCCGCCGCCAGGTGTCTGTGGAGACCGG